A window of the Brassica napus cultivar Da-Ae chromosome A2, Da-Ae, whole genome shotgun sequence genome harbors these coding sequences:
- the LOC106422604 gene encoding vacuolar iron transporter homolog 2 has product MDQERNMDIEKESTTTLDYSKRAQWLRAAVLGANDGLVSTASLMMGVGAVKHDVKAMILSGFAGMVAGACSMAIGEFVSVYSQYDIEVAQMERESGEVEKEKLPSPLQAAAASALAFSAGAIVPLLAAAFVKEYRVRIVAVVAAVTVALVVFGWLGAALGKAPAVRSSARVLFGGWLAMAVTFGLTKLIGLHGL; this is encoded by the coding sequence ATGGATCAAGAACGTAACATGGACATAGAGAAGGAATCAACAACAACCTTAGACTACTCGAAACGCGCTCAATGGCTACGCGCCGCCGTCCTAGGAGCCAACGACGGTCTTGTCTCCACTGCGTCGTTGATGATGGGAGTTGGCGCCGTGAAACATGACGTCAAAGCTATGATTCTCTCAGGATTCGCCGGAATGGTGGCCGGGGCTTGTAGCATGGCGATAGGAGAGTTTGTCTCCGTTTACTCTCAGTACGACATAGAGGTGGCtcagatggagagagagagtggtGAAGTGGAGAAAGAGAAGCTTCCTAGTCCACTACAAGCGGCCGCTGCGTCTGCGCTAGCGTTTTCCGCGGGTGCGATTGTGCCGCTTTTGGCGGCTGCGTTTGTGAAGGAGTATAGAGTGAGGATCGTTGCGGTTGTGGCAGCGGTTACGGTGGCGCTTGTGGTTTTTGGGTGGCTAGGAGCGGCGTTAGGGAAGGCACCAGCGGTTAGGTCGTCGGCTAGGGTTTTGTTTGGAGGGTGGTTAGCTATGGCGGTTACGTTTGGGTTAACTAAGCTCATTGGGTTACATGGACTCTGA
- the LOC106397661 gene encoding eukaryotic translation initiation factor 5B-like translates to MGRKKPSARGGDDEPTASSLVGGAKSKKKSVQIDDDEYSVGTELSEDPPKGEEDKVVITGKKKSKKGNKKGALQDDEEDDVVPEIAFEGKKKKSKSKKGGGSVSFALLDDDEGDKDDEDDKVEDEPVMSNKGKNGGNSFAASAFDALGGDDEDDEEAEKDEEEVSPITFSGKKKSSKSSKKSANSFAAALLDDDDDEEETNAVEEEETPEIMFTGKKKSSKKKGSSVLASLGDDDSMLGSEVAEETSKDKASDTKSAEVVEPAKSKKKKKNNKSGRTVQEEDDLDKLLAELGEGPASGKPASSQPEEDKVQAQAQPVAPVENAGEKEEEEESAAAKKRRKKKEKEKEKKAAAATSSVEVKEDKQEESVAEPLQGKKKDAKGKAAEKKLPKHVREMQEALARRQEAEERKKNEEEEKLRKEEEERLRQEELERQAEEAKRKKKEKEKEKLLRKKLEGKLLTAKQKSEALKREAFKNQLLANGGGLPLADEGEPATKRPVYANKKKSARQKGNDSASVQVEEEVDPKESHADEPDTLGEVGSAETEKVDLVESADTDEKSGTADVAAENGAEEDEEEDEWDAKSWGDDVDLKFKGDFDDEEDKAQPVVKKDMNDAVSKTQDSGPETVKPTAKPAGTENPTAPATKTLPGVEDAARGKRATRAKDASKKGKGLASSEPKEGEENLRSPICCIMGHVDTGKTKLLDCIRGTNVQEGEAGGITQQIGATYFPAENIRERTRELKADAKLKVPGLLVIDTPGHESFTNLRSRGSSLCDLAILVVDIMHGLEPQTIESLNLLRMRDTEFIVALNKVDRLYGWKTCKNAPIVKAMKQQTKDVVNEFNMRLTGIITQFKEQGLNTELYYKNKEMGETFSIVPTSAITGEGIPDLLLLLVNWAQKTMVEKLTYVDDVQCTVLEVKVIEGHGTTIDVVLVNGVLHEGDQIVVCGLQGPIVTTIRALLTPHPMKELRVKGTYVHHKEIKAAQGIKITAQGLEHAIAGTALHVIGPDDDIEAIKEQAMEDMESVLSRIDKSGEGVYVQASTLGSLEALLEFLKSPAVKIPVSGIGIGPVHKKDIMKAGVMLERKKEYATILAFDVKVTTDARELADEMGVKIFCADIIYHLFDQFKAYIESIKEEKKKESADEAVFPCVLRILPNCVFNKRDPIVLGVDVVEGILKIGTPICVPSREFIDIGRIASIENNHKPVDYAKKGSQVAIKIIASNPEEQKMFGRHFDMEDELVSHISRRSIDILKTNYRDELSMEEWKLVVKLKNIFKIQ, encoded by the exons ATGGGGCGGAAGAAGCCGAGTGCTCGTGGTGGAGACGATGAACCCACTGCTTCATCTCTCGTTGGTGGCGCTAAATCCAAGAAGAAGTCCGTTCAAATCGACGACGATGAGTACTCCGTAGGAACGGAGCTCTCTGAGGATCCGCCTAAAGGTGAGGAAGACAAGGTTGTTATCActgggaagaagaagagtaaGAAAGGGAATAAGAAAGGTGCGCTTCAGGATGATGAGGAAGACGATGTTGTCCCGGAGATTGCTTTtgaagggaagaagaagaagtctaaGTCCAAGAAAGGTGGTGGCTCTGTTAGCTTTGCTTTGCTAGATGATGATGAAGGTGATaaggatgatgaagatgataaaGTGGAGGATGAGCCTGTCATGAGTAACAAGGGTAAGAATGGTGGTAATTCGTTTGCGGCTTCAGCTTTCGATGCACttggtggtgatgatgaagatgacgaGGAAGCGGAAAAAGATGAGGAGGAGGTGTCTCCCATCACCTTCTCTGGTAAGAAGAAGTCTTCTAAATCGTCCAAGAAGAGTGCTAATTCATTTGCGGCTGCTTtgcttgatgatgatgatgatgaagaggagACTAATGCCGTTGAGGAGGAAGAGACTCCTGAGATCATGTTTACTGGTAAGAAGAAGTCGTCTAAGAAGAAGGGCAGTAGTGTTTTGGCCTCGTTAGGTGATGATGACTCGATGCTAGGAAGTGAAGTTGCTGAGGAAACGAGTAAGGATAAAGCTTCGGATACTAAGAGTGCAGAGGTTGTAGAACCTGCGAAGagtaagaaaaagaagaagaataataaGAGTGGAAGGACAGTACAGGAAGAAGATGATTTGGACAAACTTCTTGCAGAACTTGGAGAAGGCCCAGCTTCTGGAAAACCTGCTTCATCCCAGCCCGAAGAAGATAAAGTTCAAGCTCAGGCTCAGCCAGTTGCACCTGTAGAGAATGCTGgtgagaaggaagaagaagaagagagtgctGCAGCgaagaaaaggagaaagaagaaggagaaagagaaggaaaagaAAGCAGCAGCTGCAACCTCGTCTGTGGAGGTTAAGGAGGACAAGCAAGAAGAATCAGTAGCTGAGCCACTGCaggggaagaagaaggatgcaaagGGTAAAGCAGCTGAGAAGAAACTTCCTAAACATGTTAGAGAGATGCAAGAGGCTCTTGCACGAAGGCAAGAAgctgaagagagaaagaagaacgaAGAGGAAGAGAAATTGAGAAAGGAGGAAGAGGAGCGTCTTAGGCAGGAAGAGCTTGAGAGGCAAGCTGAGGAGGCTAAGCgcaagaagaaggaaaaggaaaaggagaaacTTTTGAGGAAGAAGCTAGAGGGCAAGCTTCTAACAGCAAAGCAAAAGAGTGAAGCTCTTAAGAGGGAGGCTTTTAAGAACCAGTTGCTTGCTAATGGTGGAGGTCTCCCACTTGCAGATGAGGGCGAGCCTGCCACAAAGCGTCCCGTTTATGCCAACAAGAAAAAGTCAGCTCGCCAAAAGGGCAATGACTCTGCCTCTGTTCAGGTGGAAGAGGAGGTAGACCCAAAAGAGAGTcatgcagatgagccagatacTTTAGGTGAAGTGGGTTCAGCAGAAACTGAAAAGGTTGATTTAGTAGAGTCAGCAGACACTGATGAGAAATCAGGTACTGCTGATGTAGCTGCAGAGAATGGGGCTGAggaagatgaggaagaagatgaatggGATGCAAAAAGCTGGGGGGATGATGTTGATCTTAAGTTCAAAGGTGATTTCGATGATGAAGAGGACAAAGCTCAGCCTGTAGTGAAGAAAGATATGAATGACGCTGTCTCAAAGACGCAAGATTCAG GCCCTGAAACGGTAAAACCAACTGCTAAACCAGCAGGTACGGAAAACCCAACAGCACCTGCCACTAAAACTTTACCTGGAGTGGAAGATGCTGCACGTGGAAAACGTGCTACCCGGGCAAAAGATGCCTCTAAGAAAGGCAAAGGCTTAGCTTCCAGTGAACCCAAAGAGGGTGAAGAAAATCTCCGCTCTCCCATTTGCTGCATCATGGGCCATGTCGATACTGGTAAAACAAAGCTGTTGGATTGCATCAGAGGAACAAATGTACAGGAAGGCGAGGCTGGAGGTATAACTCAGCAGATTGGCGCAACATATTTCCCTGCGGAAAACATCCGAGAGAGAACCAGGGAACTGAAAGCCGATGCAAAACTTAAGGTGCCAGGTCTATTGGTTATTGATACACCTGGTCACGAGTCCTTCACGAATCTGCGGTCAAGGGGTTCAAGTTTGTGCGACCTTGCAATTTTGGTGGTTGACATAATGCATGGGTTGGAGCCACAAACCATAGAATCTCTAAATCTATTGAGAATGAGGGACACGGAGTTCATTGTTGCTTTGAATAAG GTGGATAGGCTATATGGATGGAAAACATGCAAGAATGCTCCTATCGTAAAGGCAATGAAGCAGCAAACTAAAGATGTTGTAAATGAATTTAACATGAGGCTCACTGGG ATTATAACTCAGTTCAAGGAGCAAGGTCTCAACACTGAGCTTTACTACAAGAATAAAGAAATGGGAGAAACTTTCAGTATTGTTCCTACCAGTGCTATTAC TGGGGAAGGGATCCCAGATCTTTTGCTGTTGTTGGTTAATTGGGCTCAGAAAACAATGGTTGAGAAGCTTACATATGTTGACGACGTGCAG TGTACTGTCCTGGAGGTCAAAGTTATAGAAGGCCATGGAACAACGATTGATGTTGTGTTGGTAAACGGTGTACTTCACGAAGGTGATCAAATCGTCGTGTGTGGGTTACAG GGACCTATAGTCACAACGATTAGAGCGCTACTGACTCCTCATCCAATGAAGGAGCTACGGGTGAAG GGTACTTATGTGCATCATAAAGAAATAAAGGCTGCACAGGGTATAAAAATTACAGCGCAG GGTCTTGAACACGCTATTGCTGGCACTGCTCTGCACGTGATTGGACCTGATGATGACATCGAAGCAATCAAGGAGCAGGCAATGGAAGACATGGAGTCAGTTCTGAGCAGGATTGACAAAAGCGGCGAAGGAGTTTATGTACAAGCGTCTACACTAGGGTCACTTGAAGCGTTGCTTGAATTCTTGAAGTCCCCAGCTGTGAAGATACCTGTAAGTGGCATCGGTATAGGGCCTGTGCATAAGAAGGATATCATGAAGGCGGGAGTGATGCTCGAGAGGAAGAAGGAATACGCTACGATTTTGGCTTTTGACGTGAAAGTGACAACAGACGCTCGTGAGCTCGCAGACGAAATGGGAGTTAAGATCTTCTGCGCTGATATCATCTACCATTTGTTCGATCAGTTTAAGGCGTATATTGAGAGTAtcaaagaggagaagaagaaggaatcaGCCGATGAAGCAGTCTTCCCATGTGTCCTTCGGATTTTACCTAACTGTGTGTTCAATAAGAGAGACCCAATAGTCCTTGGAGTTGATGTCGTCGAGGGTATACTTAAG ATTGGAACTCCTATCTGCGTCCCTAGTAGAGAGTTTATCGATATTGGCCGCATTGCCTCTATTGAGAACAATCACAAGCCTGTTGACTATGCGAAGAAGGGCAGCCAGGTGGCCATCAAG ATTATTGCTTCAAACCCTGAAGAGCAGAAGATGTTTGGGAGGCATTTTGACATGGAAGATGAGCTTGTGAGTCACATTTCGAGGAGATCTATCGACATTCTCAAAACTAACTACAGG GATGAGTTATCCATGGAAGAGTGGAAGCTAGTTGTAAAACTGAAGAACATCTTCAAGATACAGTAG